A single Pseudomonas sp. DC1.2 DNA region contains:
- a CDS encoding DUF1120 domain-containing protein has protein sequence MRFQTKALFAALMLASASSAFAASTADLKVIGTVIPGACTPVFAGGGVVDYGKISSSDLSATATSKLQSRQIAYTITCDAPIVVGTSWVDNRLSSSSLVSEQVFGLGTQGVNKIGYYTLRNVPGQTLADGVVADSIVSDGLNGVWIPSATDGNVITQGARNRVYSFAAPGTLIPAAHTTYSGAVSVTASIAPTNTLDLATPITLDGLSTMEVRYL, from the coding sequence ATGCGTTTCCAAACTAAAGCTCTTTTCGCCGCCTTGATGCTTGCCAGCGCAAGCTCTGCATTTGCTGCCAGCACTGCTGATCTAAAGGTGATCGGTACTGTTATTCCGGGTGCGTGTACTCCAGTGTTCGCGGGCGGTGGTGTGGTTGACTATGGCAAAATCTCATCAAGTGATTTATCTGCCACCGCCACTTCAAAGCTGCAGTCGCGTCAAATTGCTTACACCATTACTTGTGATGCACCTATCGTAGTCGGTACTTCTTGGGTCGATAACCGTTTGAGTTCATCTTCGTTGGTGAGTGAGCAGGTATTTGGTCTAGGTACTCAGGGTGTCAATAAGATTGGTTATTACACTCTCAGAAACGTACCTGGCCAAACGCTGGCTGATGGTGTCGTTGCGGACAGCATTGTTTCAGACGGTCTCAATGGCGTTTGGATTCCAAGCGCAACAGACGGTAACGTGATTACCCAAGGCGCTAGGAATCGCGTTTACTCTTTCGCTGCACCAGGCACTTTGATCCCGGCTGCACACACCACTTATTCAGGTGCTGTGTCTGTTACCGCTAGCATCGCACCGACCAACACGCTTGATTTGGCTACTCCGATCACGCTGGATGGCTTGTCTACCATGGAAGTACGTTACCTGTAA
- a CDS encoding DUF1120 domain-containing protein gives MRFQTKALFATLMLASASSAFAASTADLKVIGTVIPGACTPVFAGGGVVDYGKISASDLSATATSNLQSRQIAYTITCDAPIVVGTSWVDNRLSSASLVNEQVFGLGTQGVNKIGFYTLRTVPGQTLADGVVADSIVSDGLSGVWIPSATDANVITQGARNRIYSFAAPGTLIPAAHTTYSGAVSVAASIAPTNTLDLATPITLDGLSTMEVRYL, from the coding sequence ATGCGTTTCCAAACTAAAGCTCTTTTCGCCACCTTGATGCTTGCCAGCGCAAGCTCTGCATTTGCTGCCAGCACTGCTGATCTAAAAGTGATCGGTACTGTTATTCCGGGTGCGTGTACTCCAGTGTTCGCGGGCGGTGGTGTGGTTGACTACGGCAAAATCTCAGCAAGTGATTTGTCTGCGACCGCCACTTCAAATCTGCAGTCGCGTCAAATTGCTTATACCATTACTTGTGATGCACCTATCGTAGTCGGTACTTCTTGGGTCGATAACCGTTTGAGTTCAGCTTCGTTGGTGAATGAACAGGTATTTGGTCTAGGTACTCAGGGTGTCAATAAGATTGGGTTTTACACTCTCAGAACCGTACCTGGCCAAACGCTGGCTGATGGTGTCGTTGCGGACAGCATTGTTTCAGACGGTCTGAGTGGCGTTTGGATTCCAAGCGCAACAGACGCTAACGTGATCACCCAAGGCGCCAGGAATCGCATTTACTCTTTCGCAGCGCCAGGTACCTTGATCCCGGCTGCCCACACCACTTATTCAGGTGCTGTGTCTGTTGCCGCTAGCATCGCACCGACCAACACGCTTGATTTGGCTACTCCGATCACGCTGGATGGCTTGTCTACCATGGAAGTACGCTACCTGTAA
- a CDS encoding DUF1120 domain-containing protein — MRFQTKAVFAALMLASASSAFAASTADLKVIGTVIPGACTPVFAGGGVVDYGKISASDLSATVASPLQARQISYTITCDAPIVIGTSWVDNRLSSTTPVSESKFGLGTQGTAKIGSYTVRTVPAQTLANGAVADSIVSDDGVTWHTSASYGNVITQGARNRVYSFATPGTLIPAAFSTYSGALSIVATIAPTSTLNMGSAITLDGLSTMEVRYL; from the coding sequence ATGCGTTTCCAAACTAAGGCTGTTTTTGCTGCCTTGATGCTTGCTAGCGCAAGCTCTGCATTTGCTGCCAGCACCGCTGATCTTAAAGTAATCGGTACGGTTATTCCTGGCGCGTGCACTCCAGTGTTTGCTGGTGGTGGCGTAGTTGACTACGGAAAAATTTCAGCCAGTGATTTGTCGGCTACAGTTGCTTCACCCTTGCAGGCGCGTCAAATTTCTTACACCATTACCTGCGATGCGCCGATTGTGATCGGTACCTCGTGGGTAGATAACCGCCTTAGTTCCACAACACCGGTTTCAGAGTCCAAGTTCGGTTTAGGCACTCAAGGAACTGCGAAGATAGGTTCGTATACAGTCAGGACCGTACCGGCACAAACTCTGGCCAACGGCGCTGTCGCAGATAGCATCGTATCTGATGATGGTGTCACCTGGCATACCAGCGCAAGTTACGGTAACGTGATCACCCAAGGCGCTCGTAATCGCGTGTACTCTTTTGCAACGCCTGGTACGTTAATCCCCGCTGCATTCAGCACCTACTCGGGCGCGCTGTCGATCGTAGCAACTATCGCACCCACCAGCACGCTGAATATGGGAAGTGCTATCACGCTAGACGGCTTGTCCACCATGGAAGTCCGTTACCTGTAA
- a CDS encoding DUF1120 domain-containing protein, with product MHVHTNLFLASLMLTSAGSVSAASTADLRVIGSVIPSACTPLFAGGGVVDYGHIPAGSLSATLHTALQTRNVSYSIICDAPIPIGISWVDDRLGSASIPGETAFGLDNQGANRIGLYTLRNAPRQMLGDGKSVDSITSFGYSGVWVLGSANGDYFGQGARNPIYSFAKQGNLTPTAYTTYSGAVSVTASIAPTTTLDMTAPLILNGLSTMVVHYL from the coding sequence ATGCACGTCCATACAAATTTGTTTCTGGCATCCTTGATGCTAACAAGCGCAGGGTCGGTTTCGGCCGCAAGCACTGCTGATTTGCGTGTCATTGGTAGCGTTATTCCAAGCGCTTGTACGCCGTTGTTTGCTGGCGGCGGCGTGGTCGATTATGGGCATATTCCTGCTGGTAGTTTATCTGCCACCCTGCATACAGCGTTGCAAACGCGTAATGTTTCTTATTCTATTATTTGCGATGCGCCCATTCCCATAGGAATCTCTTGGGTAGACGACCGCCTTGGCTCGGCTTCCATACCCGGTGAAACCGCTTTTGGACTGGATAATCAGGGAGCAAATCGTATTGGGTTGTATACGTTAAGGAATGCGCCCCGCCAAATGTTAGGCGACGGTAAGTCAGTCGATAGCATCACCTCTTTCGGGTACAGCGGCGTATGGGTACTGGGCTCGGCCAATGGCGACTACTTTGGTCAGGGTGCCCGCAATCCGATTTACTCATTTGCTAAACAAGGTAATTTAACACCCACGGCCTATACGACTTACTCCGGTGCGGTGTCGGTGACAGCCAGTATCGCACCGACCACAACGCTCGATATGACCGCGCCACTTATCCTTAATGGATTGTCCACCATGGTTGTTCACTACCTCTAA
- a CDS encoding DUF1120 domain-containing protein, which yields MRLHIKITLAAVMVVSAHTVLAASTADLHIVGTVVPGACTPVFVGGGVVDYGSIAASDLSATTNTTLQPRSLAYTIACEAPVVIGTSWTDDRLASALSVNEQIFGLGSQSSNKIGYYTVRNVPSQTWADGVLVDSISSDGGSGLWTSSAAVGNVITQGSRNRLYSFAAPGTLIPAAHMNYSGGLTITATIAPTGTLDMTAPVTLDGLSTMEVRYL from the coding sequence ATGCGTTTACATATAAAAATAACGCTTGCTGCTGTGATGGTTGTCAGCGCGCATACGGTATTGGCTGCAAGTACCGCCGACTTGCATATTGTGGGTACGGTTGTTCCTGGGGCATGCACTCCAGTTTTTGTTGGGGGCGGCGTTGTAGATTACGGTAGTATCGCCGCTTCCGATTTATCCGCTACGACCAACACTACACTGCAGCCCCGTTCACTTGCTTATACCATTGCTTGTGAAGCGCCGGTCGTGATCGGTACCTCTTGGACGGACGACCGCTTAGCATCAGCGTTATCGGTGAACGAGCAAATATTTGGTCTAGGGAGCCAGAGTTCGAATAAAATTGGCTACTACACAGTTAGGAACGTTCCCTCTCAAACCTGGGCTGATGGTGTCTTAGTCGATAGCATTAGCTCCGACGGCGGCAGCGGCTTATGGACGTCCAGCGCAGCAGTTGGCAACGTAATTACTCAAGGCTCCAGGAATCGTCTTTATTCTTTCGCAGCGCCTGGCACCTTGATTCCGGCCGCGCATATGAATTACTCCGGGGGATTGACGATTACGGCAACCATTGCTCCTACTGGCACGCTGGATATGACCGCTCCAGTTACGTTGGACGGCTTATCGACCATGGAAGTCCGTTACCTGTAA
- a CDS encoding fimbria/pilus chaperone family protein, with amino-acid sequence MNTSAKLTSVAFSFLALMAASNLSSAAGMVPETSVVMVSVADGEGTINVTNTDSKAALLYTSLENLPEDTESLLVVTPPVARVEAGEKQLVRFIVQSKTPITTQRLKRVSFEGIPQKGADDKPTVGITVRQNLPVLLSPADLPEKADTWTVLKWSVSGQMLTVKNDSRYVVRLNQQVNVLPSDIKLALPRTYILPGEAHTLQLPAGKSVADNSTIRIYPASAYGYGNKPFDAALSK; translated from the coding sequence TTGAATACTTCTGCAAAGTTGACGAGCGTAGCGTTTTCTTTCTTGGCATTGATGGCCGCCAGTAACTTATCTAGCGCTGCCGGCATGGTGCCTGAAACGTCCGTAGTCATGGTCAGCGTAGCAGACGGTGAGGGTACGATTAATGTGACTAACACCGACAGTAAGGCCGCGTTGCTGTACACCTCGCTTGAAAATCTGCCAGAAGATACCGAAAGCCTCTTAGTGGTTACGCCACCGGTTGCTCGGGTAGAAGCCGGCGAGAAACAACTGGTACGTTTTATTGTTCAGTCGAAAACCCCGATTACTACCCAGCGACTGAAGCGTGTGAGCTTTGAAGGTATTCCACAGAAGGGTGCAGACGATAAGCCAACAGTAGGGATAACGGTTCGTCAAAACCTGCCTGTCCTGCTTTCACCGGCTGATTTACCTGAGAAGGCAGACACGTGGACGGTCTTAAAGTGGAGTGTAAGTGGTCAAATGCTGACAGTAAAAAATGACAGTCGCTACGTCGTACGCCTTAATCAGCAAGTAAACGTGTTGCCTTCAGATATCAAGTTGGCACTTCCGCGTACTTATATATTGCCGGGCGAAGCTCACACGTTGCAATTGCCAGCCGGGAAGTCAGTTGCGGATAACTCGACTATTCGTATCTACCCGGCCAGTGCTTATGGTTACGGTAATAAGCCTTTCGACGCTGCACTCAGCAAGTAA
- a CDS encoding fimbrial biogenesis usher protein, producing MTLIPTMACTAQTTMRTASTSVPGMQLKPLIAVIAGLLAYNAQNANAASANAVPTAVTASSSKVAPDASFDLDMLKSRGMDVKVADFFRKAPRFTPGKRRVYLLVNGSERGSVEATFDAQGQLCFNTALLDQANLMVPASRFKLVVDKAVSATDCYDFVAAFPQTEIELRPGREEVSLVVSTDALRPLSDDYGVYQTGGTGGLFNYEVLGQNTQFSGGESRYYATNTEIGFNAGDWILRSRQSLTMQNDTRNFQSLYTYAQKTFVPIKSTLQAGQINIRNSVFPGSAITGLQVVPDAGLQGKDLGGATVEGIAQSQARVEVRQAGALIHTSLVPAGPFKLANVQVLNGFTDLDVRVIEANGQQRSFTIPAASLGNVSMSAPGYSMAVGKVRTFQDDEMDSPMVVTGSGGWLLSPSNKLSSGLMASSNDYQAMAWTLDSSLTPTSSVSFRNTVSRSGDEKITGTQASVSLSTSLSKNVTAGVNLTRQTQGFRDLLDTTRVQTDGYTDGLAKQQYGASLGWSNETLGSFSAGYSTSTSFGGQQTQGVNAAWSKNFKRATVSLNLERSLGETSYDNDYLNLGGSSTSSNINNGTAMYLSVSVPLGNNRSVRSYANKRNGNTRFGVTMDDSSNDLATYTINSERDTLNKEQDFSGNVNMLPRYTQVNVGYAQNGSDSTSYTGQVRGGVAVHDQGVTFSPYQLADTFGVAKVGKVSGVKLNTPSGPVWTDKQGNAVIPQLNAYQNTRVEVETKSLPRNVDIKNGFKSVSAGRGAVSKLDFPVEVSRRALLQITDANGQLAAKGNSVLDSKGDFVTAVVEDGNVFLSNGQLNESLSISLGGGKSCAIHYQLPDVADLKVYFETASAICTPN from the coding sequence ATGACTCTGATACCTACGATGGCGTGTACTGCGCAAACAACCATGCGCACCGCCAGCACGTCCGTACCGGGCATGCAGTTAAAACCGTTGATAGCAGTGATAGCTGGGTTACTAGCCTACAACGCACAAAATGCGAACGCGGCATCGGCTAACGCGGTTCCGACTGCAGTTACTGCATCTTCCAGCAAAGTGGCGCCTGACGCCTCGTTTGACCTGGACATGCTGAAAAGCCGCGGCATGGACGTTAAAGTTGCCGATTTTTTCCGTAAAGCTCCACGCTTTACTCCAGGAAAACGCCGAGTCTATCTGCTGGTAAATGGTAGCGAACGGGGCAGTGTCGAAGCCACCTTTGATGCGCAAGGGCAGCTGTGTTTCAACACCGCCCTGCTGGATCAGGCCAACTTGATGGTCCCAGCGAGCCGCTTCAAACTAGTGGTTGATAAAGCCGTTTCAGCCACTGACTGCTACGATTTTGTGGCCGCTTTTCCGCAGACCGAAATCGAACTGCGCCCCGGCCGGGAAGAGGTTTCACTGGTAGTGAGCACTGACGCACTGCGTCCGTTAAGCGATGATTATGGCGTCTATCAAACCGGCGGCACAGGTGGATTGTTTAACTACGAAGTATTGGGCCAAAACACTCAGTTTTCTGGTGGTGAAAGCCGGTATTACGCGACCAACACCGAGATAGGTTTCAATGCCGGTGACTGGATTTTGCGCAGTCGTCAGTCCTTGACCATGCAGAACGACACTCGCAACTTTCAATCGCTGTATACCTATGCACAGAAGACGTTTGTTCCTATCAAGTCGACGTTGCAAGCTGGTCAAATCAACATCCGTAATTCGGTATTTCCAGGTTCGGCGATAACGGGTTTGCAAGTCGTGCCTGACGCGGGGCTGCAGGGCAAGGACCTTGGTGGCGCAACAGTCGAAGGCATTGCTCAGAGTCAGGCACGTGTAGAAGTTCGGCAGGCGGGGGCACTGATTCATACCTCCCTGGTGCCCGCCGGTCCTTTCAAGCTAGCCAATGTACAAGTGTTGAACGGCTTTACCGATCTGGACGTGAGGGTTATTGAAGCCAACGGCCAGCAACGCAGCTTTACGATTCCTGCGGCCTCGCTGGGTAATGTCTCAATGAGTGCTCCGGGTTACTCAATGGCGGTCGGTAAGGTCCGTACATTTCAGGATGATGAAATGGACTCGCCAATGGTAGTCACCGGCAGCGGTGGCTGGCTTTTAAGCCCGAGTAATAAGCTGTCGAGTGGCCTGATGGCCAGTTCCAATGACTACCAAGCAATGGCGTGGACACTGGACTCAAGCTTGACGCCAACCAGCTCGGTTAGTTTTCGTAATACCGTCTCTCGATCGGGCGACGAAAAAATAACTGGCACCCAAGCAAGCGTTAGTCTCAGTACCAGCTTGTCGAAAAATGTCACTGCAGGCGTCAACCTGACTCGTCAAACTCAAGGCTTTCGCGATTTGCTCGATACCACACGGGTACAGACAGATGGCTATACCGATGGGCTTGCTAAACAACAGTACGGAGCTTCCCTCGGTTGGAGCAATGAGACGTTGGGCAGTTTTTCAGCAGGCTACTCCACGTCTACATCGTTCGGCGGCCAGCAGACTCAGGGTGTAAACGCTGCCTGGAGCAAAAACTTTAAACGCGCTACCGTCAGCCTTAACCTTGAGCGCAGCCTAGGTGAAACAAGTTACGACAACGACTACTTGAATCTTGGCGGAAGCAGTACCAGTTCCAATATTAACAACGGTACCGCTATGTACCTCAGCGTGAGCGTACCGTTGGGTAACAACCGTAGCGTTCGCAGCTACGCCAATAAACGTAACGGGAATACGCGTTTCGGTGTCACGATGGATGACAGCAGCAATGATCTGGCAACTTATACCATCAATTCAGAGCGTGATACGCTGAACAAAGAGCAGGACTTTTCGGGTAACGTAAATATGTTGCCGCGTTATACCCAAGTTAATGTGGGTTACGCACAGAACGGCTCTGACAGTACCAGCTATACGGGCCAAGTACGTGGCGGCGTAGCCGTTCACGATCAGGGTGTTACATTTTCACCTTATCAACTGGCAGATACGTTTGGTGTCGCTAAGGTAGGCAAGGTCTCTGGTGTAAAGCTAAATACGCCGAGCGGTCCAGTATGGACGGATAAACAGGGTAATGCGGTGATCCCACAACTCAATGCCTATCAGAACACTCGTGTTGAAGTTGAAACCAAGAGCTTACCGCGAAATGTCGATATCAAGAACGGTTTCAAATCGGTGTCCGCCGGCCGTGGTGCAGTCAGTAAGTTAGACTTTCCCGTCGAAGTTTCTCGCCGGGCACTCTTACAAATCACTGACGCTAATGGTCAGTTAGCGGCCAAAGGCAATTCAGTACTGGACAGCAAGGGTGATTTTGTTACCGCGGTCGTTGAAGATGGAAATGTATTTCTGAGTAATGGGCAATTAAACGAATCGTTGAGTATCAGTTTGGGCGGTGGCAAAAGCTGTGCGATTCATTACCAGCTCCCGGACGTGGCTGATTTGAAAGTCTACTTTGAAACTGCGTCAGCTATCTGCACCCCCAACTGA
- a CDS encoding autotransporter outer membrane beta-barrel domain-containing protein, with protein sequence MRSGLRCNCRDSVCKRFTAHILRRGLPPIDHKKGNCMSRLPKFALSLAASAVIGAIDLQTISMANASTPPDIVFDGDTVNTTDDNAPGIKISGSGLNVLINESSVATGGSYSDGVLILGANDRVEVDGSTIATLGESSHGLNFAGARGAGVINNTQIITSGDNAFALNMGQGGSLQMDGLTLTTAGRFSSAINLLDDSTLDLRNSSIDTAGSSAHGIYLLGLNDQRRATATLDNVAVNTTGNNAYGINVNRNATVTATDVQIATASSNAYGIWVPDEDSVLIGKNVDVDTQGAGAIGIFTQFGGTASLDGGTIKTAGINAYALYAGNQSAINGQNLSVQVGASSVGAFASDSSTITLDKTDLFSSEAAIGLAAYSGSTIDISNSTVRFDGDAARGVQANNGGTLNLDNVAVSANGVNGMGLQSLATAGVSNSFNLNNSSISADNGRGMSVQGGSAVIDLSNSQVSANNLLVAKKRQIADGSFVDTQDVQVTASGSHLQGAVNIDALNSSLQLTDNSTLTGTIHGLDKLGLNNSQWQMNGDSTVGQLALNDGVVKFGGTPFSTLTVAGDLTGSGSFLMNTDLASLQGNLLKVGGVIEGSHTLIVEDSGNEPAAANGQLLLVDGNGGAGRFGLYGEHVDAGAFRYTLQQKGDDWFLVNTAAVPVDPVKPVDPTDPVDPVDPVRPIDPSPEHLSAGANAAIASQTAAATLWSAQMNTLVKRLGELRMGKDGGGVWTRAIGNSYNIFEGSSRAFSQNNSGVEIGADKAIALKSGKVYLGAMVGTAQSNLNFGEGASGEIDSKMAGVYATYLNDNGIYVDTVLKYSRFNSDVKMLTNLGSGVRGSYDANGYGMDVEVGKHIPLKDGWFVEPQVEITATRTEGGNYTASNGLRVNADDMDSLQNRVGSLFGRNLEFDNGIKAQPYVKASYITEHAGSSHVTVNDIKLNSELLGNRVELGFGGIVQVSEKSKISVDAEYAKGNNIEQPWGVTVGYRYMW encoded by the coding sequence TTGCGCTCAGGGTTGCGATGCAATTGTCGCGATTCCGTTTGTAAACGGTTCACAGCGCATATTCTGCGACGTGGGCTGCCGCCCATTGATCACAAGAAAGGAAACTGTATGTCTCGCCTGCCCAAATTCGCACTGTCGCTTGCTGCCAGTGCCGTCATTGGCGCTATTGACCTACAAACTATTAGCATGGCCAATGCAAGCACGCCGCCTGACATAGTGTTTGATGGTGATACTGTTAACACCACAGATGATAATGCGCCCGGTATAAAAATTTCGGGTAGCGGCCTCAACGTGTTGATTAATGAAAGTTCCGTGGCTACCGGCGGGAGCTATAGCGACGGCGTCTTGATCCTTGGGGCCAACGACCGTGTAGAGGTCGACGGTTCAACAATTGCAACATTAGGTGAGTCGAGCCACGGTTTGAATTTTGCCGGGGCCCGTGGTGCGGGCGTGATTAATAATACCCAGATTATTACCAGTGGCGATAATGCCTTCGCCTTGAATATGGGACAGGGCGGTAGCCTACAGATGGACGGGTTGACGTTGACGACTGCGGGGCGCTTTTCGTCTGCGATCAATTTGTTAGACGACAGCACCCTGGACTTGCGTAACAGTAGTATCGATACAGCGGGTTCCAGCGCCCACGGTATTTACCTGTTAGGCCTTAACGACCAACGGCGGGCAACCGCGACATTGGATAACGTTGCTGTCAATACAACGGGCAATAATGCTTACGGTATTAACGTTAACCGCAACGCTACGGTAACTGCCACTGATGTGCAGATCGCTACTGCCAGTTCGAACGCCTATGGCATTTGGGTACCCGACGAAGACAGCGTGCTGATTGGCAAAAACGTCGACGTTGATACCCAGGGTGCTGGCGCGATTGGTATTTTTACTCAGTTTGGCGGTACCGCGAGCCTCGACGGTGGCACGATTAAAACCGCGGGTATCAATGCCTATGCCTTGTACGCTGGTAATCAGTCAGCGATCAACGGCCAGAATCTTTCTGTGCAAGTCGGCGCGAGCAGCGTCGGTGCATTTGCCAGTGATAGCTCCACTATCACATTGGACAAGACCGATCTGTTCAGCAGCGAAGCCGCCATAGGTTTGGCGGCTTATTCCGGCTCGACAATTGACATCAGTAACTCCACTGTGCGCTTCGATGGCGATGCAGCACGCGGTGTGCAGGCCAACAACGGTGGTACGTTGAACCTGGACAACGTCGCTGTCAGCGCCAATGGTGTAAACGGCATGGGTTTGCAATCGTTGGCCACCGCTGGCGTCAGCAACAGCTTCAATCTGAACAACAGCTCCATCTCGGCTGACAATGGCCGCGGTATGAGCGTGCAGGGCGGCAGCGCCGTCATTGATTTGAGCAACTCTCAAGTCAGCGCTAATAACTTGCTAGTCGCTAAAAAGCGTCAGATTGCGGATGGTTCGTTTGTCGATACACAAGATGTACAGGTCACGGCCAGCGGTTCACATCTGCAAGGCGCTGTTAACATCGATGCGTTGAACTCCAGTCTGCAACTAACGGACAACTCCACCCTGACGGGCACCATCCACGGCCTGGACAAATTAGGCCTCAACAACAGCCAGTGGCAGATGAATGGCGACTCCACTGTCGGCCAGTTGGCATTGAATGACGGTGTGGTCAAGTTTGGTGGGACACCTTTCAGCACCTTGACCGTCGCCGGCGACCTCACGGGCAGCGGTAGTTTTCTGATGAATACCGACTTGGCCAGTTTGCAAGGTAACTTGCTTAAAGTTGGCGGTGTCATTGAAGGCAGCCATACCTTAATCGTGGAAGACTCAGGCAACGAACCCGCTGCCGCCAATGGCCAATTGCTTTTGGTGGACGGCAACGGCGGCGCAGGGCGCTTCGGTCTTTATGGTGAGCATGTCGATGCCGGTGCGTTTCGCTACACCTTGCAGCAGAAGGGTGACGACTGGTTCTTAGTGAACACTGCCGCAGTGCCGGTTGATCCAGTCAAGCCGGTTGATCCAACCGACCCAGTAGACCCAGTAGACCCGGTGCGTCCGATCGACCCAAGTCCGGAACACCTGTCCGCCGGAGCCAATGCGGCCATTGCCTCACAGACCGCTGCCGCTACGTTATGGAGCGCGCAGATGAACACGCTCGTGAAGCGTTTGGGCGAATTGCGCATGGGCAAGGATGGCGGTGGGGTGTGGACCCGCGCCATTGGCAATAGCTACAACATTTTTGAGGGTTCAAGTCGTGCCTTTAGCCAGAATAACAGCGGTGTAGAAATCGGCGCCGATAAGGCTATTGCACTCAAAAGTGGCAAAGTTTACCTGGGCGCAATGGTCGGTACTGCCCAGTCGAACTTGAATTTCGGTGAAGGCGCGTCCGGAGAGATCGACAGCAAAATGGCTGGCGTTTATGCGACCTACTTGAATGACAACGGCATCTATGTCGACACCGTCTTGAAGTACAGCCGCTTCAACAGCGACGTGAAAATGCTGACGAACCTGGGCAGCGGCGTACGCGGCTCCTATGACGCTAACGGTTACGGAATGGACGTTGAGGTGGGCAAGCACATACCGCTCAAAGACGGTTGGTTTGTTGAACCTCAGGTAGAAATTACCGCCACCCGCACCGAAGGCGGCAATTACACAGCCAGCAATGGTCTGCGGGTTAACGCTGACGATATGGATTCGCTGCAAAACCGGGTTGGCTCTTTATTCGGTCGTAACCTAGAGTTCGATAACGGTATCAAGGCGCAGCCTTATGTAAAGGCGTCGTACATCACCGAACATGCGGGTTCTAGCCATGTAACGGTCAACGATATAAAGCTTAACTCTGAACTACTAGGCAACCGTGTGGAACTGGGGTTTGGCGGCATCGTACAGGTCAGCGAAAAAAGCAAGATCTCAGTGGATGCGGAGTACGCCAAGGGTAATAACATCGAACAGCCTTGGGGCGTAACAGTCGGCTATCGCTATATGTGGTAA
- a CDS encoding EAL domain-containing response regulator: MSTQALRLIVLEDHAFQRSIAVNMLRQSGCAEVFGAADGVEALAILREVGPVDIALCDLRMEGMDGLEFMREVGDLGLVKSIIICSSVSPDLRRAVGQIVSLSGLELLGDVGKPLRLDPLESLLKKYVYRPPVEIRPANTIDLPSEADVRRAMAAQEFIPYFQPKFNLRTGDVKAVEVLARWQHPTLGILPPSLFLPTIERCGLMDDLLFGLLKKSMLFQRRLKNAQHCLNLAFNLHASQLSNTDLVPTIKTLLAEHNVPGSELTFELTESGLLEISAANLDCLVRLRMMGCSLSIDDFGAGFSSLQRLCQLPFNELKIDAEFVRMLAYEPRCEAVIRTTLALGDALGLSVVIEGIETEEQRQQLLELGCIEGQGYLLARPMNGLKLLSWLDDLRLAQRHSYGENW; the protein is encoded by the coding sequence ATGTCAACCCAAGCGCTACGATTGATTGTCCTTGAAGATCATGCATTTCAACGTTCGATTGCAGTCAATATGCTTCGCCAATCGGGCTGTGCAGAGGTATTTGGTGCTGCGGATGGCGTCGAAGCTTTGGCCATTTTGCGTGAGGTTGGTCCGGTGGATATCGCGCTTTGCGACCTGCGCATGGAAGGCATGGATGGCCTGGAGTTTATGCGGGAAGTGGGCGATTTGGGGTTAGTGAAGTCGATCATTATCTGCAGCAGCGTGTCGCCTGATTTACGTCGGGCCGTAGGCCAGATCGTCTCGTTGTCCGGCTTGGAATTACTCGGGGATGTCGGTAAGCCACTGAGGCTTGATCCGCTGGAGAGCTTGCTGAAAAAGTATGTATACCGGCCTCCGGTCGAAATACGTCCAGCCAATACAATTGATCTGCCCAGCGAGGCTGACGTGCGTCGCGCTATGGCGGCCCAAGAGTTCATCCCGTACTTCCAGCCGAAATTTAACTTGAGGACCGGGGATGTCAAAGCGGTTGAAGTACTTGCTCGCTGGCAGCACCCAACCCTAGGCATATTGCCGCCTTCGCTTTTTCTGCCAACCATAGAGCGTTGCGGTTTGATGGACGACCTGCTGTTTGGGCTGTTAAAGAAAAGCATGTTGTTTCAGCGCCGACTTAAGAATGCGCAGCATTGCCTTAACCTTGCCTTCAATCTGCACGCCTCACAGTTATCTAACACTGATCTAGTCCCCACGATTAAAACGCTGCTCGCTGAGCACAATGTGCCTGGTTCTGAGCTGACCTTTGAACTGACCGAAAGTGGGTTGCTGGAGATTTCAGCGGCGAATCTGGATTGCCTGGTTCGTTTGCGCATGATGGGCTGTAGTTTGTCTATTGACGACTTTGGCGCTGGGTTTTCATCGTTGCAGCGGCTGTGTCAGTTACCGTTCAACGAGCTGAAAATCGACGCAGAATTCGTTCGTATGCTCGCCTACGAACCTCGTTGTGAGGCGGTAATCAGAACGACGCTCGCACTGGGCGATGCGCTGGGGTTGTCGGTAGTGATTGAAGGCATAGAAACCGAAGAGCAACGCCAGCAGTTGCTGGAATTAGGTTGCATCGAAGGCCAAGGTTACTTGTTGGCAAGGCCCATGAACGGCTTGAAATTGCTGAGCTGGCTGGATGATCTCCGCCTTGCCCAACGCCATAGTTATGGAGAGAACTGGTAG